One window of Pelobates fuscus isolate aPelFus1 chromosome 9, aPelFus1.pri, whole genome shotgun sequence genomic DNA carries:
- the DDAH2 gene encoding putative hydrolase DDAH2 isoform X1 yields MPSYMDRVNAMTGRYTHAVVRGVPSSLAQEADGKIELARAQRESGVYCGILRQKLGLQVVELPPNEDLPRGQLTGDTAVVIADTALITRPWIPARRKETEGLQKLFEELKFRVFEITDENATIDASDILFTGTEIFVGLSKWTNLRGAEMVAKTYQDYAVSTVPVPDDLHLKSFCSMGGPDTLVIGSSDTAKKALKVMEQLTDHHYETLTVPDDPAANCIYARVGTKTNVLIHRSADEYPNSVQVFQKLTDYTLVPASCSEVSKIGGCLTACSILISRKVEI; encoded by the exons ATGCCTAGCTATATGGATAGAGTGAACG CAATGACTGGGCGCTACACCCATGCCGTGGTCAGGGGTGTGCCCTCCTCCCTGGCACAGGAGGCGGATGGGAAGATCGAACTGGCAAGAGCACAAAGGGAGAGTGGTGTGTACTGTGGCATTCTGAGGCAGAAGCTGGGCTTGCAGGTAGTGGAGCTTCCCCCTAATGAGGACCTGCCAAGGGGGCAACTGACTGGTGACACGGCGGTAGTGATTGCGGATACAGCACTCATCACTCGGCCATGGATACCAGCTAGAAGGAAAGAG ACTGAAGGCTTGCAGAAGCTGTTCGAAGAATTGAAATTCCGGGTTTTTGAAATCACAGATGAGAACGCCACAATAGATGCCAGTGATATTCTTTTCACAG GGACGGAGATATTTGTGGGTTTATCTAAATGGACCAATCTCAGAGGAGCAGAAATGGTGGCGAAAACCTATCAG GATTATGCCGTCTCTACTGTCCCAGTTCCGGATGATTTGCATCTTAAAAGTTTCTGCAGTATGGGGGGCCCGGACACCTTAGTCATAGGAAGCAGTGACACTGCAAAGAAAGCACTCAAG GTGATGGAGCAGCTGACAGATCATCATTACGAGACCCTCACTGTACCGGACGATCCTGCCGCTAACTGCATTTACGCTCGAGTGGGCACCAAAACGAATGTGCTAATCCATCGCAGTGCTGACGAGTACCCAAACAGCGTCCAG GTCTTCCAGAAGCTCACAGATTACACCCTGGTCCCTGCTTCCTGTTCAGAGGTGTCCAAGATTGGGGGCTGTCTGACGGCCTGCTCTATACTAATAAGCCGCAAGGTGGAGATATAA
- the DDAH2 gene encoding putative hydrolase DDAH2 isoform X2, which yields MTGRYTHAVVRGVPSSLAQEADGKIELARAQRESGVYCGILRQKLGLQVVELPPNEDLPRGQLTGDTAVVIADTALITRPWIPARRKETEGLQKLFEELKFRVFEITDENATIDASDILFTGTEIFVGLSKWTNLRGAEMVAKTYQDYAVSTVPVPDDLHLKSFCSMGGPDTLVIGSSDTAKKALKVMEQLTDHHYETLTVPDDPAANCIYARVGTKTNVLIHRSADEYPNSVQVFQKLTDYTLVPASCSEVSKIGGCLTACSILISRKVEI from the exons ATGACTGGGCGCTACACCCATGCCGTGGTCAGGGGTGTGCCCTCCTCCCTGGCACAGGAGGCGGATGGGAAGATCGAACTGGCAAGAGCACAAAGGGAGAGTGGTGTGTACTGTGGCATTCTGAGGCAGAAGCTGGGCTTGCAGGTAGTGGAGCTTCCCCCTAATGAGGACCTGCCAAGGGGGCAACTGACTGGTGACACGGCGGTAGTGATTGCGGATACAGCACTCATCACTCGGCCATGGATACCAGCTAGAAGGAAAGAG ACTGAAGGCTTGCAGAAGCTGTTCGAAGAATTGAAATTCCGGGTTTTTGAAATCACAGATGAGAACGCCACAATAGATGCCAGTGATATTCTTTTCACAG GGACGGAGATATTTGTGGGTTTATCTAAATGGACCAATCTCAGAGGAGCAGAAATGGTGGCGAAAACCTATCAG GATTATGCCGTCTCTACTGTCCCAGTTCCGGATGATTTGCATCTTAAAAGTTTCTGCAGTATGGGGGGCCCGGACACCTTAGTCATAGGAAGCAGTGACACTGCAAAGAAAGCACTCAAG GTGATGGAGCAGCTGACAGATCATCATTACGAGACCCTCACTGTACCGGACGATCCTGCCGCTAACTGCATTTACGCTCGAGTGGGCACCAAAACGAATGTGCTAATCCATCGCAGTGCTGACGAGTACCCAAACAGCGTCCAG GTCTTCCAGAAGCTCACAGATTACACCCTGGTCCCTGCTTCCTGTTCAGAGGTGTCCAAGATTGGGGGCTGTCTGACGGCCTGCTCTATACTAATAAGCCGCAAGGTGGAGATATAA